The following are encoded in a window of Pseudomonas sp. St316 genomic DNA:
- a CDS encoding chorismate lyase, translated as MPHTNSIFPTLQWLPQHLLSPRPDAGVLDWLFDEGSLTRRLTLLSNGHFSVTPLFEGWQPLRADECAALDLTEDSEGWVREVYLRGHDQPWVFARSVAARSALQGDGLQMDELGSRSLGELLFCDQAFQRRAIEVCHYPDAGLPEEVRASGLWGRRSRFDRGALSVLVAEIFLPRLWTVARAYSENC; from the coding sequence GTGCCGCATACAAATTCGATATTTCCTACACTCCAATGGCTGCCCCAGCACCTGCTGTCGCCCCGCCCCGATGCGGGCGTGCTTGACTGGCTGTTCGACGAAGGCTCCCTGACCCGGCGCCTCACGCTCCTGTCGAACGGCCATTTCAGCGTGACGCCGTTGTTCGAAGGCTGGCAGCCATTGCGCGCCGACGAATGCGCCGCCCTGGACCTGACCGAGGACAGCGAGGGCTGGGTACGCGAGGTGTATCTGCGCGGCCATGACCAGCCGTGGGTGTTCGCCCGCAGTGTGGCGGCGCGCAGCGCCTTGCAGGGTGACGGCTTGCAGATGGACGAACTGGGCAGCCGTTCCCTTGGGGAGTTGCTGTTTTGCGACCAGGCGTTCCAGCGCCGAGCCATCGAAGTTTGCCATTACCCCGACGCCGGGTTACCGGAAGAAGTGCGCGCCAGCGGGCTGTGGGGTCGCCGTTCACGTTTCGATCGCGGCGCGTTGAGCGTACTGGTGGCGGAAATTTTCCTGCCGCGCCTGTGGACCGTCGCCCGCGCCTATTCGGAGAATTGCTGA
- the ubiA gene encoding 4-hydroxybenzoate octaprenyltransferase yields MYVQLLKSLNRLNPRAWDFVQLTRMDKPIGIYLLLWPTLWALWIAGEGSPSIANVVIFVLGVVLTRAGGCVINDWADRKVDGHVKRTEQRPLVSGKISSKEALVFFAVLMSVSFLLVLCTNAPTILLSLGGLALAFSYPFMKRYTYYPQVVLGAAFSWGMPMAFTAQTGHLPAAAWLLYIANLLWTVGYDTYYAMTDRDDDLRIGVKSTAILFGDADRAIILTLQGLALVCLLLAGSKFQLGGWFHLGLVAAAGCFAWEFWYTRGRDRMRCFQAFLHNHWAGLAIFVGIVLDYALR; encoded by the coding sequence ATGTACGTGCAACTGCTCAAATCCTTGAATCGCCTGAACCCACGGGCCTGGGACTTCGTGCAACTGACCCGCATGGACAAGCCCATCGGCATCTACCTGCTGCTGTGGCCGACGTTGTGGGCGTTGTGGATTGCCGGTGAAGGCTCGCCGTCCATCGCCAACGTGGTGATCTTCGTCCTCGGCGTGGTACTGACCCGCGCTGGCGGCTGCGTGATCAATGACTGGGCCGACCGCAAGGTGGACGGCCACGTCAAGCGCACCGAGCAGCGCCCACTGGTGAGCGGCAAGATCAGTTCAAAAGAGGCACTGGTGTTCTTCGCCGTGCTGATGAGCGTGAGCTTCCTGCTGGTGCTGTGCACCAATGCACCGACCATCCTGCTGTCCCTCGGTGGCCTGGCGCTGGCGTTCAGTTACCCGTTCATGAAGCGCTATACCTACTACCCGCAAGTGGTGCTGGGCGCGGCGTTTTCCTGGGGCATGCCGATGGCGTTCACCGCCCAAACCGGTCATCTGCCGGCGGCCGCCTGGTTGCTGTACATCGCCAACCTGCTGTGGACGGTGGGCTACGACACCTATTACGCGATGACCGACCGGGACGATGACCTGCGCATTGGCGTGAAGTCCACGGCGATCCTGTTTGGCGATGCCGACCGGGCGATCATCCTGACGCTGCAAGGCCTGGCCTTGGTCTGCCTGCTGTTGGCCGGGTCGAAATTCCAACTCGGCGGCTGGTTCCACCTGGGGCTGGTGGCCGCTGCCGGGTGCTTCGCCTGGGAGTTCTGGTACACCCGTGGCCGGGACCGAATGCGCTGTTTCCAGGCATTCCTGCACAACCACTGGGCCGGGTTGGCGATTTTTGTGGGGATCGTGCTGGATTACGCGTTGCGCTGA